The Peromyscus maniculatus bairdii isolate BWxNUB_F1_BW_parent chromosome 3, HU_Pman_BW_mat_3.1, whole genome shotgun sequence genome segment ATATGTTTATACAGATATTAATGGAGGTGaccatttaactttttttttttttggttttttcgagacagggtttctctgtgtagctttgcggctttcctggaactcgctttgtagaccaggctggcctcgaactcacagagatccgccggcctctgcctcccgagtgctgggattaaaggcgtgtgccaccaccgcccagcgaacatttaactttttaaagaacacaagtattctttgatttctttactgGTACTCCTGTGCATTGGTTTATGACTGACAAAGTAAAATACATTAACAAGATTCACAAATGCAGTTGGTTGTCACAACCCATTAGCATAGTGACCTCGCTGGACAGTGCTTGTGactggtgtgtgcatgtgagttcatCTGACTAATAATAAACTgacttttgccgggcggtggtggcacacgcctttaatcccagcactcagggggcagaggcaggtggatctttgtgagttcgaggccagcctgggctacagagtgagttccaggacgggctccaaagctacacagagaaaccctgtctcaaaaaaaccaaaataatcatcatcatcatcatcatcatcatcatcatcatcatcatctgacttttgggggctggaaagatggctctgtggttaagagcacttgctcttgcagaggacctggtttgattaacacccacatggtggtgcacaactggTCCAAAACTTCAGTTCCAtcggatctgacaccttcttctgccctctgtgagcaccagacatgtacatggtacacagatgaACACGTGAGCAAAGTGCTTgtgaaagtaaatcttttttaaaaagtcaaagtgAATTGACTTTCAACATCACATCTGACCTAAGCCCACTCCTCCCCTTTTATTCCACAACATCACAGGCGTTACCATGATTGCCTTCTAATGGCCTTTCCTTTACCAGCCAGAGTGGCTGGAATCCGGCCTCCAGCCTCATGTGCTGCCTGAACTGGATGTGTGACCACGGCCTCAAAGGCACTCTTTTCAGATGGAACATATTTAACATCGAACTTAACAATGAAATTCTATGCTGTCCGATGTGTTACCAAACCAAACCCCACATACCTGAATAAAGCTGAATTCCCTCCAGTTTAGAGCATTGCTCACCGAAGGGATTGAAGTGACTGCCAGGAGAGACAGTAAGCCCAGGCTCATGATGCCAAAGGAGATGTACATTTCGATTCTCCAAACCTCTTCCTCATTCCAAGCATTTTCAATATTTGCATGAacctaacaaacaaaacaaaacaaaaaaacaaatgtgaaTTTCCTTTACTTCAGAGAACGTTAGCTGATTCTACACACCGTTTACTCTTGGCCTAAGAAGAGCCAGGCCATTTATGatcatgtttaaaatgtattaattaagGAGTATTAATTCAGTATAATGAGCCATTGTGGAGAACCTGTACTTAGTATTATTCCAGAtgtagagaaaagagagaatgttAAATTGAAACAGGACTAATGCACCCTCCTTTTCTGTCCTGTAAAGAGGGGACAAGCCTATGCCATCATGTCCACAGTGAGTCACTACTGCAGAGGCCCCGAGTCCTAGACCGAGGAACGCCCTAGACCGAGGAACGCCAACTGACTAGTTCTCACGGGACAGAAAAGAAGCATTTGTAGTCAGACTCGGATCCGAGGTGCTTCTACAGGTTCCTATAACTGTGGCTGAATGTTTGGGGTATGTTCTACAAGTTTAACTTGGACTTCTAAGCTCCCTTCGTCCTCACCCAGGGGCGATTCCACTTTCTTCTTAACCTTTCTTTCCTGGAAACCAAACTTTCCTCGGGATAAGCTTCTGTGGAGCTGAAATATCTGCCCACTTGAATGACTCCCTAATATACCTTCCCAGCTCCGGTTTCATTCTTTtgcaatatttttctaaaaatcctTCCTTTGTATCACTATTGCATATTAATCCAGTCTGACTTAACTGTGAATTTATGGTAATCTGCATACTGAATACTTCTAGTATTATCTGTTTATCTACAAACAATATAATTGGAGCGTAAGTTAAGAAAATTCAGCTGAAAATTGGACTTAAGTATATATCTGCTGGCAGAGAAAAGCACAGTCTTAATACCATCTTAACTTTGTCCAGTTTCAGTGAACAAACagacttaaattaaaaaaataaataaataaagccactgCTACCAACAACCCAAAAGAGCTCTTGGGCTCCTATGTTGAAAAAGCTCTGGCTAAATTCCTGtccactgggtgtggtggcacatgcctttaaacctagcactcaagagggcagaggcagcaggtctcttcaagttcgaggccaacctgctTTACGTGGAAacctccaggccagtgagggctgcacagtgagaccctgtctcaaacaaaacaagcccccccccccaaaaaaaaaaaccatattccTCTCTAATATCTGCACAGCTATGCAGAAGAGCAGCATATGCTgatacatagagaccctgtcttaaaaaaaaaataaaacagaaacagtacTTCCGCTCCCTCAGTGTACCCCAGGAAAAATGCCATTGTGAAGTATATATCAATTTATGCTGTTGTAACTCCGATTTTACAGTTCCTGCCATGACATGCCACGAGAGCCAGATGAATAACAAGCGCGTTCAGTACCTGTTGATAAGCCAAGTTGAGAAACAAGTATCTTTCTGACCTCCTCATCGGTAAGCAGAGGCTGTAGGCAACATGGACCACAGCGAAGAAAAAGCTCAACAGGCCCAGCTGTTTCCTGCACTGTAACCAGGTGTCCAGCCAAGGTGGAAATCTGCGGTACTTGGTGCCATAACGAAGCTGATACGCCGCCGCCAGGAGGCCCGCCAGGTACACCAGGGACAGCAGAGTAATGGCCACTATAGGCAAGGTTTTGTTCACAATCTCAATAGGAATCTTGTAAAAGTCACTCTGCTGGTTTCTGGCATATGGATGTATCACATCTCTGacaaaggaataaaggaagaaaaatgtggCCAAGCTTATAGCTCCTACCACTGGCCCCCTCCAGAGAGTGAACAGTCGCAGGGGTAAATTTTCAATCTCCTTGGCAGACGATAAGGATCCCACGTCCACAGGAATAAAATTCAACTGACGGGCAAGCTCAATAACCTGTTGTCGAGCTTGGATATTGTTGCTACATATATAAACCTGTAAGGAAAAACAGAAGGCTTGTTACCACGCCGGTGCATAAAAGTCCAACCATCAGTCACAAATTGTACTGAACCTGTGGTGCATTGTTTAATGACTTCCAGTGATAACAGTGCATGAAGATGAGAAAAAGTGATTATTAACTGCAAGTTATTAAACAGACTTACAGTAAATCCTACCATAGGCATTATTAACAGTTTTAAAACAGTATCTTAACCATGGATTAATCAATCAAAAGTATCACACTATGGTAAGATTTACTAGTATCTTAAAACAGACTTAAAATagtgcaataaaaacaaaagggtcTTTGCCCCCTACGAAGAAAATAACGTGAAGAGAATCCAGCTGCAAATCTGGAAGGCTCGGAGAGGTTCACATGAGAAGGAGGCTGCTGGAAGAGAGGTATGCTTTTGTAGGGCACCCGGGTCCGCAGCAGCTGCAAGTGAAGGCACTCCCTCCCAGAGGTCTCTGGGGCCATTTCCTCCCAGCCCAGCTTTCTAAGGGTGAGGCTGGATATCTTTGCTTCTATGGGCAACTTTTAGTTGTAGGAATGTAGAGATTCTGCCTACGAGAATGATGGAAAGCCCTGCCCCTCAGAGCTGTCCAGCAAGAGTGCAGATGGGCACGGACTCCAGGTGGTGGCCTTGTCAGATAAAATGTACAAACGGTGTCATGATGCCAGACTCCTTATACACTTTATCTTTACGTTTAGATGCCAATTCATTATGTATCTGTAAAACACTTAAATAATTCCAGGTACACTGTTTCACTGGTGAGCATataaaatttcttcattttttttgatAATTATATTCTTCACAAGTAAAACGATGATTCTGTAAGGCTATTAACTTAAACAGAATGGAACTGCCATTTTCTGAGACTAAATCTATCATCTCTATAGGAACTCCAGTGATGGCATAGGTAGGGTGAGGAGGCTTTAAACCCCTTTGATGCTATAATATAGTCGAAAATTCAACAAGTACCTGTTGAACCTCCAGCTCACTGCTGGAGTGAGCTACTACTATGAATAGGAAGATCATCTCATTCAGGGCTAGAAAAATATTGGTACAAAGTCTCTAGTGCTGTTTGAGGAaaacaaattcccaaatatatccCCGAAGACGTTTGTGCACAGGCCCTGAAAGAGGCCACACTGCACTGTTGGCATGCTAAACTTACTTACACAGAGGGGACAAGACAGCGTTCAGCTTTCAGGTTTTGACTCTCAGCTGATGGCAGCCAGCTTTATGAATCATAAACTCTGTGCTATTAAACAAATATGGATTTCTAAAATAGGAATCCTTTTGTagcaaagaaataaggaaagcatTGGTATTAATTTATTGCAGGTGTGAAGTAGTggagcaaattttttttttcttatttggagAAAAGTCTATAAATAATAACATTATATAGACCCCTTTTTCTTATATGGAGAAAAGCCTATCAATGATAACATATTATAgtaaacccttttttttttcgtATATGGAGAAAAGCCTATAAATGATAACATATTATAATAGACTCTTTTCTTATATGGAGAAAAGCCTATCAATGATAACATATTATAGTAAACCCTTTTTTTTGTATATGGAGAAAAGCCTATAAATGATAACATATTATAATAAACCCTTTTTTCCATATATGGAGAAAAGCCTATCAATGATAACATATTATAGTAAGCCCTTTTTTTGTATATGGAGAAAAGCCTATAAATGATAACAGATTATGATAGACTCTTTTTTCTTATATGGAGAAAAGCCTATAAATAATAACATATTATAATAAACCCTTTTTTCGTATATGGAGAAAAGCCTATCAATGATAACATATTATAGTAAACCCTTTTTCTGTATATGGAGAAAAGCCTATAAATGATAACATATAATAAATCTAGAACTATAAGTGAAACATTCAAAGCTGATGAATGTTCATCATTCAAGCATGATGAAGTACCAATTAAATGGCTCTTGTCATGATGGAGCTTGTAGCtcattttgaatttgaatttaaTCACTGTTCCATGAAGggtttttttccattaaaaattaaaatgatcatGAATATGAGCAAAGGATTATGTCAACTTTGTCTCATAGGCCCTGGCTCAAATTTGCCAATTTTATGGGacatgttttcttaaaaaagaaaggaagaactgtCTCTAGCCGCTGGAGTGCGGCTCATGATCAGGCGCTTGCCTGACTTGCCCTGGTCTGGTCTCTGACACAGAGGTGGGGAAAGCTTGCACTGTTTTAATACTtgagccaggtgaggtggcttatgcctgtaatcccagtcttTGGAGACTGCCACAAGGTTGAGGCCAGTGTGGACTCAAGTGtaagactgcctcaaaaaactgAAAGCAAGAGGgcgtaaggagagagagagaggggggcagaCTTGGAGTGAGTGGTTCCTGTGTCGGCCAATCTTGTCTTGTGCTTGAATGTGAAACCACCTAAGGCAAGGTCAGGCACACTTTTAGATGTGTCTGAGGGCATCTGCAGTGCAGGAAGGAAGAGATTCACGGTGAAGGTGGGCTAACCGTCCTGTGGGCTGGGGTCCAGGATGaataaatgaagagaaaggagaaagccagcaggATGGGGTCCGCCCTTTCTCTGCTGTCGGCCCCATGACATGAGTGGCTCTCCTCCATCATCTTCCCTGTCATGGTGGACCACACCCGCTGGAACTGTGAGCAAAGTCACTCTTTTTCCCTCAAGTCCAGGCACTTGTGTCGCAGTGATGGCAAGTCCTCAATATAGAGTTCATGACCCTGACACAGAATAAAATGATAGCGCACTCTATAATAAATGTGAGTTTGTGCACATGAGGgcaggtgctctcagaggcctGGAGTTGGAgctacaagcagttgtgagccacccagtacGGCTGCTGAGGACCAAGCACCTGCCCTCTGCAAGAAGAGTATCTGCTCttcactgctcagccatctctccagccccataattaACCGTCTCTGTGAGCAGAAAGGAGAAGGTCCTTTTACCACAGCCCTCAGATTTAAGACCTAAGCACAGCTCTGAAGGGCCTCTAAAGTGGCCTCCTTATGTGTTTTCTTATAGATGTTCTCATTCCAGAAGCATTACAGAACCTGCCATCCACTTCCTTCACAAAGTGGACTCCGTGAAGAGTGACCCCTAGTGTGATCTCGAGCCTTGTACTCTGAGAGTGAATCTGAAAAGCCCGGTCTACCTCTGCCTACCTGCCCCACGGCCTGAGCTCCATGCTTAGAACAGACTTTACTTTTCATATGCCATAAGAACTTAATCTATGAAAAACACGAAGGTTATTCTTTAGGATTCTTATGAGTTCTACGAAGTCCTATTTCATCCGGAGATGGAATACTGTATTACCAAACAGCAAaggcagaaagggggaggggggaggaggggcagaaagaGGGGAAAATAAGAACATGTTACAGCTTTTAAAACTTCTGGAGGATTAATGTAACGGTCATATGAGACATCAGCTAACACCACCCTTTCTTTAATTAACTGGTTATTACGGAAAAAATCCGTCATTTTATCAAGTTTCCACCATTTTTTTGGGAAGAGAAACATGCTTTTACAAGGTTGGAATGTGGTTGTCACGTGACCTTACATAGTTTTCAAACAATCATTTAAGTGCGTTCGAACCTGGTTTACTTGACTACAAAATACCAgacatataataaaatttaaggcCACACATACCTGGCGGCTGGCATCCTTGGGGCCTAACTGAAGTGCCCAAGCTGAGATAACGTTAAATCCTTTGACAATCAAGGAATCCGGGAACAGCGAAGCCAGATACTCGGCGTTGGATTCTGGGTACTGGTTCACCTTCATGTTGTTGCTCACATCAATCAGGATTTTGCCCACAAGCAGATGTCTCAGGTCCCACAGGGAGGTGTAATGTTCTCTG includes the following:
- the Steap2 gene encoding metalloreductase STEAP2, with product MESISMMGSPKSLETFLPNGINGIKDARKVTVGVIGSGDFAKSLTIRLIRCGYHVVIGSRNPKFASEFFPHVVDVTHHEDALTKTNIIFVAIHREHYTSLWDLRHLLVGKILIDVSNNMKVNQYPESNAEYLASLFPDSLIVKGFNVISAWALQLGPKDASRQVYICSNNIQARQQVIELARQLNFIPVDVGSLSSAKEIENLPLRLFTLWRGPVVGAISLATFFFLYSFVRDVIHPYARNQQSDFYKIPIEIVNKTLPIVAITLLSLVYLAGLLAAAYQLRYGTKYRRFPPWLDTWLQCRKQLGLLSFFFAVVHVAYSLCLPMRRSERYLFLNLAYQQVHANIENAWNEEEVWRIEMYISFGIMSLGLLSLLAVTSIPSVSNALNWREFSFIQSTLGYVALLISTFHVLIYGWKRAFAEEYYRFYTPPNFVLALVLPSIVILGKTILLLPCISRKLKRIKKGWERSQFLEEGLGGTVPHLSPERVTVM